In Heteronotia binoei isolate CCM8104 ecotype False Entrance Well chromosome 1, APGP_CSIRO_Hbin_v1, whole genome shotgun sequence, the genomic window GGCACTGCCTACGACTTCCccggaggtggggaagggggtgtgtctGGCTGAGTTTCATTTTGCTGTGCCTGGCCATGGTCTACTTGATCTGCCTGCAGCTGGGGCTCGTGTTGCATTCAGGGCCCAGCAAGGGCAAGGGCCTCTCCATTTCCATGGCGACAGTCTTCCGGGGCATCCAACCTCCCCACATGGGAAACAGAACTCTGGAGCTTCTCCCTGCTGGGTCTAAAAGCCGGAACTTTGGCTCTGTGCCACGGGCTCCATCCTGGGGTTCCTTCCTCTCCAGTGGCAGGAGCTTCTGGCAACGCCTCATGGAGGTGCTCATTGGGTCCCAACGTCACCGGAGGTCTTCCCAGTCCATTCTCCCTGCCCAGCCCCTGCCCTGGCCCGTCTGGCAAAAGGAGCTCTCATCTCACGTGCTGGGCCCACGTCTCCAGCAGGTCTTCCGAAACTACCAGGCCATGAACAAGTACCACGTGCCCTCAGATGTTGGGATGCGCCGAGGAATCCGACGCTTGACTGGGATGGAGCTCTTGTGCcacctcaaggcccgtgtggatgTGACGACCCTGGTGGGGGATGCCGGCCCCTTTGCATCCCCTGAGTGGATGGGAGTGCTGCCCCAGAGAAGCTTGGCCGAGGACTTGGGGCCTCTGGAAAGATGTGCAGTTGTGAGTTCTGCTGGCTCCATGTTGGGATCTGGACTGGGCAAGGAGATTGGTGAGTGTGCAAGCAACAACGGAGTGGGATTCACCTGTGGAGGGCTCTAAGCCATAAACTATTTATATCCAAGGAACTGAAATAGCTAATTTCCACCAAGACACCTTCTCTTGTCCTAATATGGACCTAAGTCCATGGTAATCAATGGGTTCCGAAGgatgtaactcagtttaggattgcactgttgagtACATAACTTTCCTTTCAACAGTGCCCTGAATGTTGTATGGTTGTAGCAGTCCATCCATTTTGCTTAACAGTAGGCCTCCCTTTGTAACCTGTGAATTAAGGTCTGGAAATCACTAGAATTTATATTGTCTaagctagcccgatcttgtcagatctcggaagctaaggaaAGTCagtcctgattagtatttggatgtgagatcaccaaggaagcccacaattgctatgcagaggaaggcagtggcaaataaTTTGCCAGCCTCTAAGTGGTTAGAGACAAACAAAAGCTATGACTAAGTAATGAACTGATGCAATTAGCAACTCTATTAATAGAAATACAACCTGTATCAAAATTCACATAAAGTCCATACAAAAGTTCATCCCATACAAAGAAGTCCATCAATTCTGCAGGATGCTTCGCTCTGTCAAGTCCAGTAAGAAGAAGGTTCATAAACTGTGTTTCCAATTCTTACAAGTTCTTTCTGTAAAGTGCTGTGCAATCCCAATATTCATTAAAGACTTGTTCCAAAAATGAGATGATGTGTAGTTCTTCTTACTTGTTATTCATCAGCTCAGCATGGACCTGGAGAGACAAGCCTCTGATGGTATTGCTGACTAAATTGCCATTTCTCCTTCTGTCTTTGTCAAAGTGGCACCACCACAAGTTCGTCACATTCCAAAAAGACAATCATGTCTCAAGCACTTAATTGGAGCAAATGGAGTCATCTCATTCTTGTAATAAGTCTTTATTGAATATGGGATTGCACATCACTTAACAGAAAGAATTTGTAAGAATTGGAAACAGAGTTTACAGGCCTTCTTACTGGAGTTGAGAGAGTGAAGCATTCTGCAGAATTGATGGATTTTTGTATGGGATGAACTTTTGTATGGACTTTACTATACGTGAAGGAGGACTATTggaaggaggactctatggcattataccctttcTCAAACcacacccttctcaggctccactccaaaaatcttcagctatttcccaaccaggagttgacaaccctaatagcaaaccatctctgttagtctcttgccttgaaaattttaTGGGGTCAATTccctcagagctctttcagccccacctatttcacagagtgtctgttgtcaggagaggaaaggaaggagattgtaagccacactgagactctgagtgtttaaatgcaatctcctcctcctcctcttttcatataatgccatagagtctgccttccaaaacaGCCGTTTGCTCCAGGAAAACTGTTCTCGGTAGTCTAGACATCAGTTgtgatactgggagatctccaggcctcacctggaagctggcaaccttaacagcCTTCCCCCTCAACCTTGACCTCTGCATGGACTATACTTGTATGTCTGGGATGAGTGGACTGGGGGGGACATTATCTGTTTGTAGCCATGCAAACTTCATTTCATCCGTCATGTAACTTTTCTGCCCTTTAAGCTTCATTAGTTGACCAGCgctgtttttttcatttttccaAATGCTTTACTCCCATATTTACATTTCTGCTATCTTTATTAAGTAAGGTCATGTAACTTTTCTGCCCTTCAAGCTTCATTAGTTGACCAGCactgtttttttcatttttccaAATGCTTTACTCCCATGTTTACATTTCTGTTATCTTTATTACGTAAGTAA contains:
- the LOC132580554 gene encoding beta-galactoside alpha-2,6-sialyltransferase 1-like, coding for MQRQSRSMDPRHCLRLPRRWGRGCVWLSFILLCLAMVYLICLQLGLVLHSGPSKGKGLSISMATVFRGIQPPHMGNRTLELLPAGSKSRNFGSVPRAPSWGSFLSSGRSFWQRLMEVLIGSQRHRRSSQSILPAQPLPWPVWQKELSSHVLGPRLQQVFRNYQAMNKYHVPSDVGMRRGIRRLTGMELLCHLKARVDVTTLVGDAGPFASPEWMGVLPQRSLAEDLGPLERCAVVSSAGSMLGSGLGKEIDSHDAVLRFNGAPTMGYEHDVGTKTILRLVNSQLMASPEQHFLDSLLYTQGVLVAWDPAPYPGDLQEWYEAPDYPLFGPFRTVRSRRPWQLFHLLHPRLQWQLWELVQEGASEQVQRNPPSSGLLGTVLMMSLCDIVHVYEFLPSRRQTHQCHYYQTFSDDACTLGAYHPLLFEKELVRRMNQGSQEDLAQRGRVTLPGFRALNCTEDE